A region from the Melanotaenia boesemani isolate fMelBoe1 chromosome 11, fMelBoe1.pri, whole genome shotgun sequence genome encodes:
- the ela3l gene encoding elastase 3 like has product MIPIVLASVLIASALGCGTPPIEPLTSRVVNGEDAKPHSWPWQISLQYERDGEWRHTCGGSLIAANWVMTAAHCINTKLSYRVFVGKHNLVEEEAGSKAILPEKIVVHEKWNPIFVAFGNDIALIKLSESVTLSDHVQLACIPPADTLLTNLYPCYITGWGRLYTGGPIADMLQQALMPVADHATCSQPDWWGIAVRTTMVCAGGDGIVAGCNGDSGGPLNCKNDAGVWEVHGIASFVSGLGCNFIKKPTVFTRVSAFNDWIDQVMMSN; this is encoded by the exons ATGATTCCCATTGTGCTGGCCTCAGTGCTTATTGCTAGCG CCCTTGGGTGTGGCACTCCACCCATTGAGCCTCTGACTTCCCGTGTGGTCAACGGAGAAGATGCCAAGCCCCACAGCTGGCCCTGGCAG ATCTCTCTGCAGTATGAGAGGGACGGTGAGTGGAGGCACACTTGCGGGGGATCTCTGATTGCCGCCAACTGGGTCATGACTGCTGCTCATTGTATCAA CACCAAGCTCTCCTACAGGGTGTTTGTGGGCAAACACAACCTGGTTGAGGAAGAGGCTGGCTCCAAGGCCATTCTGCCTGAGAAGATTGTTGTCCATGAAAAGTGGAACCCTATCTTCGTAGCCTTTGG TAACGACATTGCCCTGATTAAGTTGTCTGAGTCTGTAACTTTGAGTGATCATGTACAGTTGGCATGTATTCCTCCTGCTGATACTCTGCTCACCAACCTCTACCCCTGCTACATCACGGGGTGGGGCAGGCTGTACA CCGGCGGCCCCATTGCTGATATGCTGCAGCAGGCTTTGATGCCTGTGGCTGACCATGCCACCTGCTCCCAGCCTGACTGGTGGGGTATCGCTGTCAGGACCACCATGGTGTGTGCCGGTGGGGATGGAATTGTGGCGGGATGCAAT GGTGACTCTGGTGGCCCTCTGAACTGCAAAAATGATGCGGGTGTCTGGGAAGTCCATGgcattgccagctttgtgtctGGCCTTGGTTGCAACTTCATAAAGAAGCCCACCGTGTTCACCAGAGTGTCTGCTTTCAATGACTGGATTGACCAG GTTATGATGAGCAACTAA